Proteins found in one Acanthopagrus latus isolate v.2019 chromosome 3, fAcaLat1.1, whole genome shotgun sequence genomic segment:
- the LOC119014311 gene encoding chitin synthase chs-2-like: MEERRDLPKRPWDTCQEVPIIEDEQTPWKMIKLLKFITLCVVAGIVFGLALCSKTSFLLLITLSNEGTQTIPDEQKPVVLLCIGCSLITSSVLIFLKSTWKACYKTSKLPKSTTTALVLFFEFLVSLGAAILTIVAMPHLDIVTNVTILNSVAVLAALLQVVTQCIAKERNRFLLPSITAFILIVLGYVLFLVLYIMKDPSDTKMAIWVGLAVGGSFLVSLTWWESYFRLISQNSSSIFLKNLCKDMTKCQNILHILSSLLRIAVTACVLGAYVPLGQMDWDVVRSIPARETRIIGIIIGVQLISSALCHWFALAACKMHALRRCFILPLYLASLAVMALLVVPVIVYYQDYRTSLNGTQSINFTEYCNVVVDGRDLSLNGSVFPHLVLDVTQTLCFLDMSKIMDIGLLTGSSVSWWLGLVLATLHLWYLNLYRIQRTQDLFIRRLYEGAFIEQSLLLNTRFDIQTKHKTKKQHDKTMMYLCATMWHETYDEMLNIIISIFRLDKYRPKVDPNFNDMTFEAHILFDDAFQDVKGSQGRHLNKYAENLVEVFTEVYGIFKNIDEKFFRKQQQIPDQTVVRTPYGGCLVITMPHGNNIVVHFKDKELIRHKKRWSQIMYLYYLLGWKLMNKYYQRWQNNEDEQQLKEELQREKHNTYLLALDGDTDFQPAAVMLLIDRLKMYPRVGAACGRIHPTGSGPAVWFQKFEYAVSHWLQKTAEHVFGCVLCSPGCFSLFRAAALMDDNVMKRYATKSTEASHYIQYDQGEDRWLCTLLMKQGWRVEYNAASDAYTNAPEDFKELYNQRRRWGPSTMANVVDLLGSANVISRKNPSLSKPFMFYQLFNMTSAILAPATICLMIAGSFTFIFSIDGTLSLVLAVIPPAIYLGLSFKLKADTQIHIAAVMSIIYAFLMLVVTMSIIGTMVKEKTILTPSSLFVVIMAIIYIITALLHPQEIQLVFHGFLYILCIPSAYLLLTIYSMVNMNNVSWGTRETKPAAGAEKSQTTAPQTTTQKAKSTFHRLFSWLKCCKKSSRESVERQVIVSQENMDSESAQPELLPQNTIVEDIRIQEEAQRQVEPDFNQTFQCWVAQLKNVSSDMQLQEESLDKTEEDFWKELQEKYLQPLVDDKEKQKKMADDLRELRNKINFAFFIANALWLVATFTLQFLNATVSIVIPILDLDLIDTGRKVQIDPIGFMFILGFALSVLLQFFGMLYHRVLTLIHYIAFLDTEPKEQKPEREELYKAGIKVGSASQADTNSTYQEYSEDEGSDPDDILYIRGSDGATRV; encoded by the exons atggaggagagaagagaccTGCCCAA GAGGCCGTGGGACACCTGCCAGGAGGTCCCGATCATTGAAGATGAACAGACGCCGTGGAAAATGATCAAACTTCTGAAGTTCATCACTCTGTGTGTCGTCGCTGGGATTGTGTTTGGATTGGCTCTCTGCAGCAAG acttctttcctcctcctcatcaccttgTCCAACGAAGGCACACAGACAATCCCAGACGAGCAGAAGCCggttgttttgctgtgtatAGGCTGCTCTCTCATCACTTCCAGCGTCCTAATTTTTCTCAAAAGCACGTGGAAGGCGTGCTACAAAACATCAAAGCTGCCAAAAAGCACGACAACTGCCCTG GTTCTGTTCTTTGAGTTCTTGGTGTCTCTGGGTGCAGCGATTCTCACCATCGTGGCGATGCCGCACTTAGACATCGTCACTAACGTGACGATACTGAACAGCGTAGCCGTCCTCGCCGCGCTCCTACAGGTGGTCACTCAGTGCATCGCCAAAGAACGGAACCGCTTCCTGCTGCCATCCATCACCGCCTTCATCCTCATTGTGCTCGGTTACGTCCTGTTCCTCGTTCTTTACATAATGAAAGATCCTTCTGATACCAAGATGGCCATTTGGGTGGGTCTGGCTGTTGGTGGGTCCTTCTTGGTGTCTTTAACTTGGTGGGAGAGCTACTTCAGACTGATCAGCCAGAACAGCAGCTCCATCTTCCTCAAGAACCTGTGCAAAGACATGACAAAGTGCCAGAACATCCTGCACATCCTGTCCAGCCTGCTCAGGATCGCCGTGACCGCCTGTGTCCTCGGAGCCTACGTCCCTCTTGGCCAAATGGACTGGGACGTAGTGAGGTCAATCCCAGCACGTGAAACAAGAATTATCGGCATCATCATCGGGGTCCAgctcatctcctctgctctctgccacTGGTTTGCATTGGCGGCCTGTAAGATGCACGCACTGAGGCGATGCTTCATCCTGCCTCTGTACCTCGCCTCTCTGGCCGTCATGGCTCTGCTCGTCGTCCCCGTTATCGTTTACTACCAGGACTACAGAACGAGTCTGAACGGCACTCAGAGCATCAACTTCACAGAATACTGCAATGTAGTTGTGGATGGAAGAGACCTCAGCTTGAACGGCAGCGTGTTCCCACATCTGGTTCTGGATGTGACACAAACTCTGTGCTTCCTGGACATGTCCAAGATAATGGACATCGGCCTTCTGACAG GTTCGTCAGTGTCCTGGTGGCTTGGCCTTGTGTTGGCCACCCTCCACCTGTGGTACCTCAATTTGTATCGTATCCAGAGAACCCAAGACCTGTTCATCAGGAGGCTGTACGAAGGGGCCTTCATCGAGCAGTCTCTGCTACTCAACACCCGCTTCGACATCCAGACCAAACACAAGACGAAGAA GCAACATGACAAGACGATGATGTATCTGTGCGCAACCATGTGGCACGAGACCTATGATGAGATGTTGAACATCATCATCTCAATATTCAG ATTGGACAAGTACAGACCAAAAGTAGACCCAAACTTCAATGACATGACCTTCGAAGCCCACATCCTCTTCGATGACGCATTCCAAGATGTTAAGGGAAGTCAGGGGCGTCACCTCAACAAATACGCAGAGAACCTGGTGGAAGTCTTTACAGAAGTTTATGG CATCTTCAAAAACATTGATGAGAAGTTCttcagaaagcagcagcagatcccAGATCAGACGGTAGTGAGGACACCTTACGGAGGTTGCCTTGTGATCACCATGCCTCACGGGAACAATATCGTGGTTCACTTCAAGGACAAGGAGCTCATCCGCCACAAGAAGAGATGGTCTCAG ATCATGTACCTTTACTATCTTCTTGGCTGGAAACTCATGAACAAATATTACCAACGCTGGCAGAACAATGAAGAcgagcagcagctgaaagaagAGCTCCAG AGAGAGAAGCACAACACCTACCTGCTGGCTTTAGACGGAGACACAGACTTCCAGCCggctgctgtgatgctgctCATCGATCGTCTGAAAATGTACCCTCGTGTCGGGGCAGCGTGTGGCAGGATTCACCCCACAGGATCAG GTCCTGCAGTGTGGTTCCAGAAGTTTGAGTACGCTGTCAGTCACTGGCTGCAGAAGACAGCGGAGCATGTGTTCGGCTGCGTGTTGTGCAGCCCGGGCTGCTTCAGTCTGTTCAGAGCAGCGGCGCTGATGGACGACAACGTTATGAAGCGATACGCCACCAAGTCCACGGAGGCAAGCCACTACATCCAGTACGACCAAG GTGAGGATCGCTGGCTGTGCACTCTGCTGATGAAGCAGGGCTGGAGGGTGGAGTACAATGCAGCATCTGATGCTTACACCAACGCACCTGAGGACTTCAAGGAACTCTACAACCAG CGTCGACGATGGGGACCGTCCACAATGGCCAATGTGGTGGATCTGCTCGGCTCCGCAAACGTAATTTCTAGGAAGAACCCATCCCTGTCCAAACCCTTCATGTTCTACCAGCTGTTTAACATGACGTCGGCCATCCTGGCCCCCGCCACCATCTGCCTTATGATTGCAG GTAGTTTTACCTTCATCTTCAGTATTGACGGCACCCTTTCACTGGTCCTGGCTGTGATTCCTCCTGCCATCTACTTGGGCCTTTCTTTCAAACTCAAAGCAGACACTCAGATCCACATTGCAGCTGTCATGAGTATCATATACGCATTCCTCATGTTGGTGGTGACAATGTCCATTATTG GTACGATGGTGAAGGAAAAAACTATCCTGACGCCCAGCAGCCTTTTCGTCGTCATCATGGCCATCATTTACATCATAACTGCATTATTGCATCCTCAGGAAATCCAGCTAGTGTTCCACGGCTTTCTCTACATCCTCTGCATCCCCAGCGCCTACCTCCTGCTCACCATCTACTCCATGGTGAACATGAACAACGTGTCCTGGGGCACCCGGGAGACCAAACCTGCCGCCGGAGCCGAGAAGTCTCAAACCACCGCCCCACAAACAACCACCCAGAAAG CTAAAAGCACCTTCCATCGGCTCTTCTCGTGGCTCAAGTGTTGCAAGAAATCCAGCCGCGAATCTGTAGAAAGACAAGTCATTGTCAGCCAAGAGAACATGGACTCAGAGTCGGCACAGCCTGAGCTGCTGCCACAAAACACTATTGTGGAGGACATACGGATCCAGGAGGAAGCACAGAG ACAAGTGGAGCCTGACTTCAACCAAACTTTCCAAT GTTGGGTTGCACAACTCAAGAATGTGTCCAGTGATATGCAGCTACAGGAAGAGTCACTCGACAAG ACGGAGGAGGACTTCTGGAAAGAACTTCAGGAGAAGTACCTGCAGCCTCTGGTCGAcgacaaagagaaacaaaagaagatgGCCGATGACCTGCGGGAGCTGAGaaacaag ATAAACTTCGCTTTCTTCATCGCTAACGCGCTGTGGCTGGTGGCAACATTCACCCTCCAGTTCCTCAATGCCACCGTCTCCATCGTGATCCCCATTTTGGACCTCGATCTCATTGACACCGGACGAAAAGTACAGATCGATCCCATCGGCTTCATGTTCATTCTGGGGTTTGCTCTGTCGGTGCTGCTTCAGTTCTTCGGCATGCTGTACCACAG AGTCTTAACTCTCATACATTACATTGCCTTCCTGGACACGGAGCCCAAAGAGCAAAAACCTGAAAGAGAAGAACTATACAAGGCGGGAATAAag GTCGGCTCTGCGTCTCAAGCTGACACCAACTCCACCTACCAGGAATACTCTGAAGATGAAGGCAGTGATCCTgatgacatactgtacataagAGGATCCGATGGAGCGACGAGAGTGTGA
- the LOC119017021 gene encoding uncharacterized protein LOC119017021, giving the protein MLMLNKVHFLSTRLSASPSLCPLLQTSFLLLITLSSDGTETLPAEQKPVALLCIGCSLIASSVLLLQKSIWKAFYRSSKLPAKTTAAVVLFFEFLVSLGAAILTIVAMPHLDIVTNVTILNSVAVLAALLQVVTQCIAKERNRFLLPSITAFILIVLGYVLFLVLYIIKDPFDTKMAIWVGLAVGGSFLVSLTWWESYFRLISQNSSSIFLKNLCKDMTKCQNILHILSSLLRIAVTACVLGAYVPLGQMDWDVVRSIPARETRIIGIIIGVQLISSALCHWFALAACKMHALRRCFILPLYLASLAVMALLVVPVIVYYQDYRTSLNGTQSINFTEYCNVVVTGRNLSLNGSVFPHLVLDVTQSLCFLDMSKIMDIGLLTGSAVSWWLGLFLATFHLWQLSLHRIQRTQDLLIRRLYEGGFMEQSLLLNVRFDIQTTEKRKTLRPQDPVKVFFCATMWHETYSEMMKIMISIFR; this is encoded by the exons ATGCTTATGTTAAATAAAGTGCATTTTCTCTCTACTCGTCTTTCTGCATCACCATCACTTTGTCCTCTGCTCCAGAcgtccttcctcctcctcatcaccttgTCCAGTGACGGCACAGAGACGCTCCCAGCTGAGCAGAAACCCGTCGCTCTGCTGTGTATCGGCTGCTCTCTCATCGCATCCAGTGTGCTTCTCTTACAAAAGAGTATCTGGAAGGCGTTTTACAGATCCTCAAAGCTGCCGGCCAAAACTACTGCAGCTGTG GTTCTGTTCTTTGAGTTCTTGGTGTCTTTGGGTGCAGCGATTCTCACCATCGTGGCGATGCCGCACTTGGACATCGTCACTAACGTGACCATACTGAACAGCGTAGCCGTCCTCGCCGCGCTCCTACAGGTGGTCACTCAGTGCATCGCCAAAGAACGGAACCGCTTCCTGCTGCCATCCATCACCGCCTTCATCCTCATTGTACTCGGTTACGTCCTGTTCCTCGTTCTTTACATAATAAAAGATCCTTTTGATACCAAGATGGCCATTTGGGTGGGTCTGGCTGTTGGTGGGTCCTTCTTGGTGTCTTTAACTTGGTGGGAGAGCTACTTCAGACTGATCAGCCAGAACAGCAGCTCCATCTTCCTCAAGAACCTGTGCAAAGACATGACAAAGTGTCAGAACATCCTGCACATCCTGTCCAGCCTGCTCAGGATCGCCGTGACCGCCTGTGTCCTCGGAGCCTACGTCCCTCTTGGCCAAATGGACTGGGACGTAGTGAGGTCAATCCCAGCGCGTGAAACAAGAATTATCGGCATCATCATCGGGGTCCAgctcatctcctctgctctctgccacTGGTTTGCATTGGCGGCCTGTAAGATGCACGCACTGAGGCGATGCTTCATCCTGCCTCTGTACCTCGCCTCTCTGGCCGTCATGGCTCTGCTCGTCGTCCCCGTTATCGTTTACTACCAAGACTACAGAACGAGTCTGAACGGCACTCAGAGCATCAACTTCACAGAATACTGCAATGTAGTTGTGACTGGAAGAAACCTCAGCTTGAACGGCAGCGTGTTCCCACATCTGGTTCTGGATGTGACACAAAGTCTGTGCTTCCTGGACATGTCCAAGATAATGGACATCGGCCTTCTGACAG GTTCAGCGGTGTCGTGGTGGCTCGGGCTCTTCTTGGCCACATTCCATCTGTGGCAGCTCAGTCTGCATCGCATCCAGAGGACTCAGGATCTGCTCATCAGGAGGCTGTACGAGGGAGGGTTTATGGAGCAGTCGCTGCTTCTGAACGTTCGATTTGACATTCAGACTACTGAAAAGCGAAAGAC ATTGAGACCACAGGACCCGGTGAAAGTGTTCTTTTGTGCAACCATGTGGCATGAAACCTACAGTGAGATGATGAAGATAATGATTTCAATATTTCGGTAA
- the LOC119014357 gene encoding chitin synthase chs-1-like, whose translation MLVEIIQEVYSSFLNLDKDLFQKQQQVPDQRVVRTPYGGRLVVTMPYGNSLVVHFKDKTLIRHKKRWSQVMYLYYLLGWKLTTKYFSKWGEGGNEAELKREFEKEKHNTYLLALDGDTDFQPASVMLLIDRLRLYSRVGAACGRIHPTGSGPMVWYQKFEYAVGHWLHKSAEHVFGCVLCSPGCFSLFRAAALMDNNVMKKYTVKASRARHHIQYDQGEDRWLCTLLLKQGWRVEYNAASDAYTNAPEEFKEFYNQRRRWGPSTMANIVDLLGSGTLVSKRNQSMSKPYMFYQFLSLASSVLAPSTVVLMIAGSLTVLLDIHPNAALVLAVIPPAVFLGISFKIKSDIQILIAAVMSVLYAFHMMNSALTLIVSMVREGTIMTPSGIFIITLACFYIVTALLHPQEAGLIVYGFLYILCIPSAYLLLAIYSMVNMNNVSWGTRETAPAPGTATPAAQAPQTQTQKVKSTLARFFTRAKCCRKLCWRGSAEERIVNQEDPTVEAAVPEPEPEPEPQNTLVDEVRNPEEEQGPEVPAFTCPNQCWVTQLQGLSDDMRLQEDTLNQDEEQFFRELTAKYLEPLPHDKEKQKEMTEKLKSLRNKITFAYFICNAFWLVATFCLQLLDSFIFIQVPKINTNLQFTGEYIYIDPLGFMFLLAFALLVLIQFVAMVYHRMSTLIHFVAFQDTESKSDKQKQQQVSDDEEDDSDSDDFMFPSLLTRTQDQGTLV comes from the exons ATGCTTGTTGAAATCATCCAAGAAGTTTACAG TTCCTTCCTGAACCTTGATAAAGACCTTTtccaaaagcagcagcaggtcccAGATCAGAGGGTTGTGAGGACGCCGTACGGAGGGCGTCTGGTGGTCACCATGCCTTATGGAAACAGTCTGGTGGTTCACTTCAAGGACAAGACACTCATCCGCCACAAAAAGAGATGGTCTCAG GTCATGTACTTGTACTACCtcctgggctggaagctcacAACCAAGTATTTCAGCAAGTGGGGGGAAGGAGGGAACGAGGCTGAGCTGAAGAGAGAGTTtgag AAAGAGAAGCACAACACCTACCTGCTGGCTTTAGATGGAGACACGGACTTCCAGCCAGCTTCTGTGATGCTGCTGATTGATCGTCTGAGACTGTATTCACGCGTCGGGGCAGCATGTGGCAGGATTCACCCAACCGGATCAG GTCCGATGGTGTGGTACCAGAAGTTTGAATATGCAGTGGGCCACTGGCTTCACAAGTCGGCGGAGCACGTGTTCGGCTGCGTGCTGTGCAGCCCGGGCTGCTTCAGTCTGTTCAGAGCAGCGGCGCTGATGGACAACAACGTGATGAAAAAGTACACCGTCAAGGCGTCAAGGGCTCGACACCACATCCAGTATGACCAAG GTGAGGACCGCTGGCTgtgcactctgctgctgaagcaAGGATGGAGAGTTGAGTACAACGCAGCCTCGGATGCCTACACCAACGCCCCTGAGGAGTTCAAAGAGTTTTACAACCAG CGTCGTCGATGGGGACCGTCCACCATGGCCAACATTGTGGACCTGCTGGGCTCTGGTACTCTGGTTTCCAAGAGGAACCAGTCCATGTCAAAACCCTACATGTTCTACCAGTTCCTCAGCTTGGCCTCGTCCGTACTGGCGCCATCCACCGTCGTCCTCATGATCGCAG GTAGTTTGACCGTGTTGCTGGACATTCACCCCAACGCTGCTCTGGTCCTGGCTGTGATCCCTCCCGCTGTCTTCCTTGGAATCAGCTTCAAGATCAAGTCAGACATTCAGATTCTCATTGCAGCAGTCATGAGCGTCCTGTACGCCTTCCACATgatgaactcagcactcacatTAATAG TCAGCATGGTAAGGGAGGGAACCATCATGACCCCCAGCGGCATCTTCATCATTACCCTCGCCTGCTTTTACATCGTCACTGCACTCCTGCACCCTCAGGAGGCCGGCCTGATTGTGTACGGCTTCCTTTACATCCTCTGCATCCCCAGTGCCTACCTGCTGCTGGCCATCTACTCTATGGTCAACATGAACAACGTGTCCTGGGGCACCAGAGAGACGGCGCCTGCTCCTGGAACTGCCACACCGGCAGCCCAGGCCCCACAAACCCAAACCCAGAAGG TCAAAAGCACATTGGCACGATTCTTCACACGGGCCAAATGCTGCAGAAAACTCTGTTGGAGAGGCAGCGCAGAAGAGCGCATAGTGAACCAGGAGGACCCGACCGTGGAGGCAGCAgtacctgaacctgaacctgaacctgaaccccAAAACACTCTTGTGGATGAAGTGAGGAAtcctgaggaggagcaggg gccAGAGGTTCCTGCTTTCACATGCCCGAACCAGT GTTGggtcacacagctgcagggtTTGTCCGATGACATGCGCCTGCAAGAGGACACACTCAACCAG GACGAGGAGCAGTTCTTCAGAGAGCTGACAGCCAAATACCTGGAGCCTCTGCCTcatgacaaagagaagcagaaagaaatgactgaaaaactCAAGAGTCTGAGAAACAAG ATCACCTTCGCCTACTTCATCTGTAATGCCTTCTGGCTCGTGGCGACGTTCTGTCTTCAGCTCCTGGACTCGTTCATTTTCATCCAGGTGCCGAAGATCAACACCAACCTGCAATTCACGGGAGAGTACATTTACATCGACCCACTGGGCTTCATGTTTCTCTTGGCCTTCGCTTTGCTGGTTCTCATCCAGTTCGTGGCCATGGTGTACCACAG AATGAGCACCCTGATCCATTTCGTGGCATTTCAGGACACAGAATCTAAGTcggacaaacaaaaacagcaacag GTCAGCGATGATGAAGAGGACGACAGTGACAGCGATGATTTCATGTTTCCGAGTCTGCTCACCAGAACGCAAGATCAAGGAACTCTGGTGTAA